The DNA region TGTTAATCTGCTTTCATTGATGAGAGACTGCATGTTCTTTAATTAGAGAATCGTTGCACTTTGACGTATTTGACAATAAATTAGGATACGTGGCAATTTTATTCGATATTTCTGCCCGTGTATGGTCCTCATAGCCATTTATGATGTTCATATTTATAACAAAATCGGGCTATCGTATATGGGTCCTTTTCCCCCTTTGCAAGGTACAACATTTGATCATAAGATTCGGTCACGtgtataaatattaaattcagAGAAAGACCAAAGAAAATGACCGAGAGATCGATTCTGGTGATCCCTTGAAATTGAGAAATGTAAACGCTACTTTCTGCTCAATTTGACACGAAAAATAAGCCAGCACATGCGTTcaatgttttccttttttgcgGGTAAACATAGATTCTATAAATCCACCGCAGAAAAGGATACAATAAAAAATGCAAGGCAGACATTATAACAACGGATATAATAGTTTATCTGCGGGCAAactatgaaaaataatatgcgAAAAATTACCTACAAATAATACAGATACAATTGCAGTTTGCTATCTTGAAACTACTAAATCCAAACAATACCTGCTAGCTAATTTTCATCATGGACCTCGCGGAATTCAGGAAGGGAGAGCGGATCCCTAGTCCTAAATCCTCGATGAAAAACTACTCTATAATGAAGAAGCCACCACAGAGTATAGTAGCAGGATGTCCTAAGCCGGTACTCGTGCTTTCAATGGTAATTTACCCTTCCAGTCAACGCTAACATTATTTCTATTTACCTCTTTTGACATTTACCCAAAGACgatatacttttttattttatatattgttatttGTCTTCATGTGGAACTAATCTATCATGGCCACATTACGGCTAGTAATTGATTATATGCAAGAGCCGCAATTCAGTTGAAAAATTTGAATGTGGAAGAGCAAAAGGTGTTATTTATAATTGGTTGCCCTGAATCAATTAAACATGTGTGAATTTATTTGATAATAACCCACGAGCGGTTTCAtagatatttaatttattaagcaACAATCTGTGTTCTTGGTGAGGAAAGATTGCGCCCTATAACGTCATCCCATATATCTACACAGATTCGCAAGGCAAAAATCGAGATTTAATCAGACTAATAGGACTCGTACTCCAATCGAGCCATATTGAAAAAACACTTTAAACATCCGTCATGGACAAATTAAATTCACCATGCTGTAAATATTGAATTCCGAAGATTTTCCAATAGCGAATGTGtctagaattattttttttccgctTATAAAAGAAGAtcaatgtataatataaatccTAACTATATCCTCATTTGATAAATGTGCCTATAATCATTAATCAATAGAAATAGAACAAGTGCCATGTTTTTCCATTTTGGGTGCCGTTTGTTTCATAAAGGAAACCTTTTCGGTGGCCGTTCTCAGTTTTACAAGTATGCCTTTTCATATCTTTAGATTAGACTTTGATAATGTCCTCAgtataaaaatcaacaaactTCTGTCGTCTGGTTCTCTCAAGAAATATAGGCAtacacacgcacacacacaATTAGACTATATAAAATTCCATTTCgttgattttttattgaatttgtCGATCGAGTATAATGGAATTGATTCCGGGACTGCCTAACGATGTAGCCCGAGAATGCTTGGTTCGCATTCCATATGAGCAGGTGAGGTTTGCAGCTTCAATTTGCAAGGGATGGAAGAAGGAGATAGAGTCGCCTGAATTTCGGGACAGGAGGAAAGCCGCCGGCCTTAGCGGAGTGCTCGTAATACTGGCCCAGGCTCGACCAAGTCTCATCTGGGAATTTGACTCCCCAAAGCATGTCGCCTCTCTTACCTACCGGTTGTCCGTCTTCCAGCCACTCTCGGGGCAGTGGTCCACTCTGCCGCCGATTCCTGGCTTCACCGCCGGATTGCCGATGTTTTGTGCATTGGCCGCCGCTGGCTCAGAACTCGTTGTCATGGGCGGGACCGATCCGGTCATGTGGGATGCCTTAAACTCAGTGTACATATACAATTTTCTATCCTTGAAATGGCGGCCGGGGACCGACATGCCAGGCGGCATCCGCACATCCTTCAGTTGTGCATCAGATGGCAACCGGATGGTGTATGTGGCCGGGGGTTGCGGCGGCCAGAGAGAATCATTGAAATCTGCCCTGGTCTATGATGTGAAGATGGACAAATGGGTCGCGATGCCCGACATGGCAAGGGAGCGCGCCGCATGCAAAGGAACCTTCCGATGTGGCAGGTTCCAGGTCATTGGCGGCTACCCTACCGAGCTGCAAGGCAGGTTCGAGAAGAGCGTTGAGGTGTTCGATCCCGTGACGTGGTGCTGGCAACCTGTTCAAGAGAACGTGTTAGAAGTTAGCACATATCCTGGAACTTGTGTGGACGGTAATAACACGTCCAAATCCTTGTACATGTGCATGAATGGCAATGTGATTGCCCGCAATAGTTCTGGGTGGCGGGATGTAGCAAAACTACCATCGAAGTGGTTCAGACCGGTTCACGTCGCGAGGTGGCATGAGAAACTGACGGTGGTCGGAAGCGATGGTTTACGGAACTCCGAGTACATGGCCCATACATTGGACCTCAATACTTACTCGTGgactcgaatagaaattccaGAAACGTTTTCCGGTCATGTCATGGGAGGATGTTGTTTGGAAATTTAGTATGTCCATAAAATTGTCCGGGTGAAAGATTCATTGCCGTTCCaccattcatatatatattattaaatattttgagtGCATGTTTTATACATTATTTCACAATTATTCAgagtgaaaattttaagaattattattttttggggtGGAAAGCTAATTTATGATTATTTagatgacttttttttttaaacatgtGGGCTAATAATGACCAAAGaaacagaaaacaaaattgtctaAAGTGAATGCTCATTGCTAGAAAGTAGAAAGCCTTGGATATTGTTGTCGGCAAAGGGAGTTAGCGTCCACATGTTGTGTTTTCGTTTATACGCTATTAAACAATTCAAAATATGGGGTTACGTATTTCCGAATTCTGATTGCAAAATCGGTATCGACAATTTTTCTACTTCATTTTCAGTTGCGATACTTGATGTCGACTAGGAACTTTCCAGTATGTTTATCCGTTTGGTCCCCGCTTGGTTTTAAAAGTCTGGTCTGAACATTCCATGCTAATCACAAAGTTGGCATCATGGCATCATcaacataaaaaagaaaaaaaaaaagaagaagctggAAAAACACCCTTTTCTCTGCAAATTTAAGCCGTCAGAGACGTATAATAATCCTCCAATAACAGGTGCCGCGTATCAAATCTGATatcatttgtttttcttttgataattaatCACTTTTCTGTACATATGGTTATATTTTCAGTGTAAAAATTGATATCCGAAACTTCGGTTGGGCCCAACTAATAACAGGTGCGGCTTGTCAAATCTGATatcatttgtttttcttttgataattaatcgcttttttgtacatttgattattttttggtgtaaaaactaatatttgaaaattcagttGGTCCCGACTAATTCTGTCGAGTCGGGTCGGTCTAATAAGGGATAAAATTCCCTCAGGGTAAATTTCTACATTCATAATAACCTGAACCTGAGACATTATTTAAAGGAAATAAACGTTGAATCGCTTGAACCAAGCCACATTAACATACATATGATCATTTAATTCAATCATAATCATTTCACACCTTATATTATCCATGGAAATATAATCTTAATAACTAGATTCTGACACGTAAGAACTTTCGAGAGGATTCACACATACTCTGATTATCCATAATCTATTTTATCACATGCCCCGTTAACCCTCGCATCACCTCACACAAATGATAATTTCACCTATATTATATAGTAGCGATAAAACGCTAAAACATGTTTGTGCTACATATACAGTTCTACCATAGTGACAGAAACCATCAAAATGGATGTTAAACTCCTCACTTACTGATATATCAAGGTTTTCGGGACACTGCGAGGACCTGAGATGGCATTTTTGAGGATCGGGACGTGTTGGTTATATCTTAAACATTCCTAGCTAGACAAGAATGTGTGCAGACATGACAACAATAGCTTCTGGATGAAGAGGGAATTGAAGATGACATATATAGGGATGAGTGAGCTTTTTGGGAGAGCGAATAAGAAGGTACTTCTCCcaaattaaaaagtaaatgtgagaaatttcatcaaaatttaaaaaataatacgcAGGACCCCAAAAATTTTCGAAGAGAAGAGGGTGACTGCTCCCTCAGCCGGTTTGGTAACACGAAATAACATGTTGGTGTCAGTGGAATTGATGCTTGAACACTCGGTCTGTCGGATTGGATTATATAATAACATGAGGAAAATAATGAAAGAAGGGTCCACGTATATAATCAATTGTTTGATCGATGACTTCACTATTGTGATGAATTGTGACAACAGATTTATCTCGTTTGTCTACTTGTTAActtctttgtatttttttaaggtGGAAAAAAtactttaatataatattgaataaatagataaataaaaccGTTAAAAGCGGAGCGGTTTATGTTGGGGGGCAGAATGACCACGGCGGCTTCTGTTTAATACTGTGGTCTTTCCTGTGTCATCCGACCGTCCGCCCCGCCAATTCGACGCGCCCGTAGGTTGGTCCCTTTTCACGGAACAGAACACATCAGGACATATTCTTATCACGACAGCAATGAGTCTATATGTCCGTGCTATATAAATAGCCAATTCTCTCTTCCATATTTCAAATCGCCATCTCCAAAATCCAATTCAAACTTCccaatcttttcttttctccaaaTCCAGAAACATCATTTCCCTTTCACGAAGGCTTCCTGGCTCTCCTTTGATCTTCTTCCATGGAGCTTATTCCCGGATTACCGGAAGACTTAGCCCGGGAGTGCTTGTCCCGGGTCCCTTACCAGCAGTTCCCGGCTGTCGGAGCGGTCTGTAAAGATTGGAAGGCGGAGATCGACTCGCCCGGCTTTCTCTCGCAGAGGAAATCAGCAGGCCAGTGCCAGGCGCTCGTCGTTCTGGTCCAGGCCCGGCCCAACCCGATCGGTAAATATTGTTCTCCTGGTCTGAAGAACATGCATCCTCCAATCTTTCTTCCCACAGTGTTCGAGCCACTCTCTGGCCGGTGGGCCGATCTCCCTTCTCCTCCGGGATGCTGTGACGGCCTGCCGAGGTTCTGCAGGTTGGCTGCTGTCGGGACAGACCTGGTAGTGGTGGGCGGGTTGGACCCGGTCACATGGGATGTCACGAATTCCGTCTATGTCTACAGTTTCTTGTCATCCGAGTGGCGGCGCGGGGCTGACATGCCAGGCGGGGACCGGTTTCTCTTTGGCTGTGCGTCTGATGACGATCGGTTGGTGTTTGTAGCGGGCGGGCATGACAAACAGAAGAATTCGCTGAGGTCCGCCATGGCTTATGATGTTCATATGGACCGGTGGGTCCAGATGCCCGATATGGCAAGGGAGCGCGATGAGTGCAGGGGGACCTTCCGGGGCGGTAAGTTCCTCGTCATCAGCGGCTACGGCACCGAGGCACAGGGCAAGTATGATAGGAGCGTGGAGGCATTCGATACCGCCAAGTGGAGTTGGGACCCGGTCGAGGAGAACGTGCTGGAGGCAGACACGACTCCAAGGGCCTGCGTGGATGGGGAGGGAGACGATGCCCTGTACACATGCCGGAACAGGAGTCGAGACATCGCGGCGCTCAGGGGTTCGACGTGGACGCCCGTGGCGGAGTTACCGTCTGATGTGGCGAGTCAGAGTCACGTGATGAGATGGCGCAGGAAGCTGTTGGTGTTTGGCTATGGGAGTGGATGCAAGCCAGATGGGGTCTCCGTACTGGATCTGTGCAGTAATAATAAATGGACTAAGGTAGAGATTCCAGAAGAATTTAGGGGTACTGTGGACGAAGGCTGGGTTCTAGAAATTTAGAGTCAATAAACCAGCTTTTAGTGTACGTGATATGCATACATTTGAATAATGATTAACATTAAATCATGAGATTTTTTCGTTTATTTCATCTATATTTCATTGAGACTAGGAGAGAGATTCCTTGATCACCTATCAGTTGAAAGTTGAcattgattttcttcattataAGTTGACATGGCTACGCTAGTAatcaaaaaattcaagatttgaTACTTGTTATAAATTGTCGATGTAATTTATTGATTACtacaatttatatttcattatataagGTTGATGTACTCCTTGGAACCGAAAATTTAAATCGGGATTAGGAGACATAATGATTTTGAGTGCATGCACGGGATTGATTTTCATCGCATTGACCATccaatgaaagaaaaagtaaaatggtTGAGTTCCCTTGACGTGGCCGACCCAAACATGGTATGGATAATACCTTGAAAGTGCATGGTGAATTGTTAAGGCACAATCGTGGCCAACTTCTCTATTTGAATGCCTGGCCTACGAATTTTTCCGAACCGTGCGGAAGGTTAATCTCTCCAAAGCATTGCAACAGTTGGGTCATCGGACCTTGTTGGTCATAACAGTTGGTTTTCAATCAAATTAGTTAATATTACAATGCAGCCTCGTGTTGGTTGTGCCAAATGcaagattttcaaatttgaataCTTGCCCGTAATGTGTAtcgagtttttctttttccccttctaCAATTTTATAATcgttggaaaaaaaaacaattctgAAAAATCTTACTAAGAATATTATTTGTTCATGTGGCTGCCCATGGCACCGGCCATCCTATCTCTGTCAgcgaagaaatagagaaatgaaaacaattaattaatgcaGAGAACAAATCGTAAATTAAAGAGAATCAGTATCGAACCGTTTGGATAAACTTAGATTTAATGGAATCTTCGTATATGGTTTGATCGGATCTTCTTATTATGTATTACAATTCTTATGGTTACTCCTTTCTCCAGCCAATCCAAATTGGTCAGACCATGACGTACACTTGAAAGGTAGAGTGGGGCCTTTGTAGGTCGTATACGACTTTACTAAGATCCTTCAGTTATTCCTTACATGATGTTGAGAATCCGAAGGCGAAGATGTAGTCTCATAAAGCAATGTGACGACTACTAGTTCCAACCAACATATACAATTGTGCTTATACAATTTTTCCAGGAAATTCTACGTACATTGAATATGATCATATGTCATAACATGATTTTGTCAGCAAAAAGGACGAAAAgataactaataaataaatgaagaggtcaaaatgaatttttttttctcgaggACCGAATAATTATAGATAGAAAATTGAGGAATTTTTCGGTGGTTTTACTTTGTCATATAAAGTAAGAAAACATTAatcaaattacaacaaatagATGTATGAGATTATTATCACATGAGTAGTGAGcgataattttatataatgaaattatttaattaatttttttattatattattatatgtaagGAAGGATTAttaaagattttattttaagtgAGGACAAAACTAACGACTTCCCTTAATTAAAAAGACGCGCGTCTTGAGCAATCTGCCTAACCCTTCTAAAAAGTGGTCGATGGTTAGTTGCTTTTCCTCTTAAATTATGACAAGCATGAATTGAccatttttcgtttttttattattttgatttaaaaTGTTGTTGACAAGGGAGTCTCCAACGTATATTTGCTCACTTATGGTGCTGTTTGGtgaaaaatatacataaaaaGAGGTCAaaaaattcttcttcttccttttatattttaggTTGATAATGACCATAGAAAAGAGGGgcgaaaataataataaaagccTAAAGTAAATGCCTTCAAATTTCCACTACTGAGCTTTTCCCCTCATCGCTGGAAagcttggattttttttttttaataaaggaCGTTACCAATGTTTGGCTCTCATCGGTATgcaattaaattgaaaatctgGGACTACAGAATACGATCTTGACCGACAAATTGGTACTGGAAACAAATTGTCCAAtcctattttttcttttgggtggaaacatttttttttaaagatgtTATGTATTTCTTATCAGCAAAAGTATttctaatataatttttttttatcttttttcagttataaaagAGACTAATGAATCTCATTcaatgaaaattatattttgaataattaatattcttaattaaGAAGACTTTTTActcaataattttaaaatgaagtcttttttatttgtatataagaaaatgcattaacattattaataaaaattgctTAGGTAACACCATGCTTACCACGGGTATGGTTCAAGCGTGTGCAcacgtgtgtatatatatatatatatttatattaaaacaTAGGATGGCTACTATTAAAGGCAAAAACCATAGGAAGATAGTCAATTTTCGAATTTCAATTGGGTCATGTCAATGAGCCATCTAATTTGTATATCCATAAGAAAAAAGTCTCAGAGTTCTATGTAACTAACAAGTTACAGAGGTCGAATGTCTATGGAGTAGCATAAAAAATACTCTcgtctttttaaattttttttaaagataaaatGAGCATTTCTCAAATTGCTTGAATGAGTATTCatccttttgattttttaaaaattttctcatgGAATGAGCATTGAAGTTCTCAAAAGTGCAACAAACTTCTCATTCCCTTTCAGGTTTGGATTCTGCTTTCAACAATGgtgtttttcaattatttattctcTTTAGTGTCGTTTggtacaaaaagaaaagaaaagctgGGAAAAAAACGTTTTTGGTAACAAATTTAAGTCGTCAGacacatataaattataatccTCCAATAACACGTGCGATCACACGTCAAATTTCATGTatcatttaaaaattcttGTCTTTTGCTAATTTagtatttgttttttttcttttgataattaatCGCTTTTCTGGATTATTATTTAGTCAATCATACTCCGTTCACACCTTATTTTCTATGGTGACATAACCCCCATGACAAGGTTCTCGCACGTACGGACATTTTCAAGAGGATTGACCCATAATTTCAAGTTAATCCTCCCATAAATGATAATTAATCTAATCATCAATATATAGTAGCGATAAATGCTAAAACATGTATATGCTATATGCGATACAGTGCTATACTTGTACTACTGATACGATAAAACCATTGAAAAAGATTTTGGGATCAATCTTTTAAGGTCGTAACTCATATCCATATGAAAATATCATCCGAACTCACGAGATAAAAAATTCCTGCAAATACTAACGTATCAAAGTCTTGAGAGTACTGTGAGGACCAGAGGTGTTATTTATGAGGATCAGGACGTGTCGatcatatttaatatattcatTGAATTGTTGGCCTCAGCCAACGATGAGTATAGACATGACAACGATAAGCTTCTGGTCGAACCGGGGATTGAGGATGACATGCAAGGATGGATGAGCATTTTAAGAGGACGAAAAGATATTTATTCTCGGAATCAGAGAGCAATTATACATAAGGAATTTTAtcaaaacttaaaaaataatatatagaatttgTTAGGAAGTTAAAATTTTCCGCGGTGCGGTGGGAGTGACCGCTTCTAGCAGCCCCCGGTTCATTTCTGATAACATAGAATAACTTGTTGGTATCACCGGGATTGATCCTTGAACTCTTTTTGCCGGAATGGCTATGTAATAACAcgaggaaaattaatgaaaaaagatTCCGCACAGCCAATTGTTTAATTTAGCGACTTCACTATTGTTTTATCTCATTCATCtatttgttatttatttatatttggttatttatttaatattccTTCGTAATTCGTACTTatcaattaaaatgaaaaatccaaaataaaccacaataagtaaaataaataaataaaaccgTTGGAGCAGAAAGACAATGGCGGCTTTTGGTTATATCTGTTGTTTTTCCCTCTCTCATCCAAATTCGAAGCGCCCGCAGGTTGGTACTGTTTCATAGAACATGACGACACAGGACATAACTTATCACGACCACTATTAATGTTCATGTCCCTACTCTACATAGCCCATAATTCTCTCTTCCGCAttccaattcaaaaaatcATCGAGCCCATCTCCAAAATCCAATTCAAACTTCCCAATCTTTTCTGTTCTCCAAATTCAGAAACATTTCTCTTTCCCAGGGAGAGACTTCCCGACTCTCATTTCATCTTCCATGGAGCTTATTCCCGGATTACCGGAAGACTTAGCCTGCGAGTGCCTGTCCCGAGTCCCTTACCAGCAATTCCCGGCTGTCGGAGCGGTCTGTAAAGAATGGAAGGCGGAGATCGAGTCGCCCGGCTTTCTCTCGCAGAGGAAATCCACAGGCCAGTGCCAGGTGCTCGTCGTTCTCGTCCAGGCTCGGCCCAACCCGATCGGTAGATATTGTTCTTCCGGTCTGAAAAACATGCATCCACCAATCTTTCTTCCCACAGTTTTCGAGCCGCTCTCTGGCCAGTGGGTCGATCTCCCACCTCCTCCGGGATGCTGTGACGGCCTGCCGAGGTTCTGCAGGTTAGCTGCTGTCAGGACGGAACTGGTAGTGGTGGGCGGGTTGGACCCGGTCACATGGGATGCGACAAATTCCGTTTATGTCTACAGTTTCTTGACATCCGAGTGGCGGCGGGGGGCTGACATGCCAGGCGGGGACCGGTTTTTCTTTGGCTGTGCGTCCGAGGGTGATCGGTTCGTATTTGTGGCTGGTGGGCATGACAAACAGAAGAATTCGCTGAGATCCGCCATGGCCTATGACGTTCATATGGACCGGTGGGTCCAGATGCCCGATATGGCACGGGAGCGCGATGAGTGCAGGGGGGCCTTCCGGGGCGGGAAGTTCCTTGTCATCAGCGGGTATGGCACTGAGGCACAGGGTAAGTTCGATAGGAGCGTGGAGGCATTCGATGCTGCGATGTGGAGTTGGGACCCAGTCGAGGAGAACGTGCTGGAGGCAGACACGGCTCCGAGGGCCTGTGTGGACGGGCAGGGAGACGATGCCCTGTACACGTGCCGGAACAGGAGTCGAGACATCGCGGCGCTCAGGGGTTCGACGTGGACGCCCGTGGCAGGGTTGCCGTCTGACGTGGCGAGTCAGAATCACGTCATGAGGTGGCGCTGGAAGCTGTTGGTGTTTGGCTATGGGAGTGGATGCAAGCCAGATGTGGTCTCCATATTGGATCTGTGCGATAATAATACATGGACTGAGTTAGAGATTCCAGAAGAATTTAGAGGTACTGTGGACGAAGGTTGTGTTCTCGAAATTTAGATTAAAGAAACCCGTTTTGCCTACGTAATGTAAACGtagataacaataaattatgagattttgtttatttatttcattttttttggtgaattcaCGTTAATATTCTCAACCTATTACTTAAAATCACATCGACTTTCCTGAGCACACTCCCCTTTTCTTTCTCATTTATCGAGATTTTCGAGCTACATTGATCTTTGAGTGCATGCATgggataatttattatttttcgttAGATTGACCATtcatagaaagaaaaaatgaatagagaaaatttacGCTCAGAgagatttattttttagtgagTCAATCCGGTTCGATTGGATTACTCGGAGTCCAATTGAATTTTCAGATATCGAATGAAAGAAAAGTTAAatggttgatcttattaattgTCCTTTGAccataaaattgaaatagtTCCCTTGACGTGCCCGACTCACAAGCATGACTATATTAATTGAAATGAAATGGATAGTACCTTtgcaccgaaaaaaaaaatggatattACCTTTTAAAGTGGTGAATTGTTAACACATGTCTGGTGAATTGTTAACACATGTCTTCTCTATATTATTGGCTGGACAGTAAAGCATTTGCAACAGTTTGGGTATTCGTACCTCATGTTGGTCACACAGTTGGTTTTCTAGCAAATTagttaatataaaatacaacACGACCTCGTGTTGGTTGTGCCAAATGCAAGGCTTCAATTTCGTATCGatcctttttcattttccctttcagATTTTATTAcctattgaaaagaaaaagaaaaatccctGTCAGCGAAGAAAcagagaaaataaaacaatacaCAGAGACCAAATCGCAGGTGCCGTGGCTTAAACGTATAACTGATGTcgtatattttatatgcagTTGACGTTTTAGAAGTCAAATACAGCTTCTAGTGAAATTGAATTGGAGTCTGTATATATAGCGCGTGGTGTAGACAAGCATAATAAATTCGATCTTAACTGCATCAAATAAACTTTGGACGATTATATGGTACGCGTTGGCTTGGACTAGACTACAAGAATATAGTATACGACCTCAACTACGATTTTCAGTAAACATATATGTACTTTCAATCATCCTGAATTTAGCTGTGGATTCCGAACATCGAGAAAGGTTCATGTGAACAGTCCTTGTATAATCCATGAATTGCTCTTATTAATTGACTGTgtggaaaagaatttttttcggtggctACTGTGgaaaacaattttaattttattgtgcTTACCAACACAAGACGCAAGGGAAGACCTCATGCCTCACCGTCTGGTGTCCTTTTTTTGACTGTCGTAAGATGTCCAAGAAGACTCATCCTTGACAATATCATCTGGTAATACGATTCAAATTCGTATATTACTTGCACTGTATTATAAAAAGATAATTTGAACACGGCATGACACGCATATATATGTTAGTTCAACAGTGATACAATTTTCTTCAACTTGGAAATGCTTTGAAACAGTTGCACacatttatctatatattatataaacttgaAAGATTATATTTAAAGCAGTACTAACAAGAATTCAGATCacatattatcattttactagGAAATCACGTATAgtactattaaaaaaaatattaaatcctGACTCTCAAATTCTCAATACTAGTAAATCGGTTATGAATGATAAACTCCACCAATTATCATTCACCAACGGTAAGTAGCTtcttccaattaatttgtaattttaatttaaaatctctTTTTAAGCATGGTTCAATTGCCATGTTTCACCATAGCTAAAAAAAGTGGAGcatattattaaattcatgATGAATCAAGATTCCAAGCAATAAAATGAATTGTGTTGGTTCACTTGACTCCAAGCTAATAAATATAGGTAAAATCGTAAAATAAGTGATATGTTATGGTCAAATTATGAAatgtttgaaattaatttaatgtaaATATCTATATAGTTAATTCATATGAACATAATTGCATCATTTTCAATAagtacataattaattataaatatgttaATTCTAGacaataaatgaatttttaagaatctactcaattaattaatataaaatattttgcaatgataatttttagtatgataaataaatgtaatacAAATTATTCTTAtgaagataaatatatatataaaccaatgatatatacatatatatatatatattaatattattaaatgttcattatttttaatttatttaaactGACtgcattatattataaattttcggAGGTATTATATAACTACTCTTATTAAATATCAATTAAGTACATCCATCGAAGTGGTTGGATCTTTTCatctaaaataatttaaattaatgaaatttaatttatttaatgttAGAAGAATAAAGTACAAGCAAAtgctaaaattataaaatttattctataattatcattctttcatcaaatagaaattaaagattttgaatatttatgaatttaaatttctttcataaatatatgattgataattgaaatgatgtatatgaatttattacaaaaattc from Punica granatum isolate Tunisia-2019 chromosome 3, ASM765513v2, whole genome shotgun sequence includes:
- the LOC116199231 gene encoding F-box/kelch-repeat protein At1g15670-like, translating into MELIPGLPEDLACECLSRVPYQQFPAVGAVCKEWKAEIESPGFLSQRKSTGQCQVLVVLVQARPNPIGRYCSSGLKNMHPPIFLPTVFEPLSGQWVDLPPPPGCCDGLPRFCRLAAVRTELVVVGGLDPVTWDATNSVYVYSFLTSEWRRGADMPGGDRFFFGCASEGDRFVFVAGGHDKQKNSLRSAMAYDVHMDRWVQMPDMARERDECRGAFRGGKFLVISGYGTEAQGKFDRSVEAFDAAMWSWDPVEENVLEADTAPRACVDGQGDDALYTCRNRSRDIAALRGSTWTPVAGLPSDVASQNHVMRWRWKLLVFGYGSGCKPDVVSILDLCDNNTWTELEIPEEFRGTVDEGCVLEI
- the LOC116199211 gene encoding F-box/kelch-repeat protein At1g15670-like, which gives rise to MELIPGLPEDLARECLSRVPYQQFPAVGAVCKDWKAEIDSPGFLSQRKSAGQCQALVVLVQARPNPIGKYCSPGLKNMHPPIFLPTVFEPLSGRWADLPSPPGCCDGLPRFCRLAAVGTDLVVVGGLDPVTWDVTNSVYVYSFLSSEWRRGADMPGGDRFLFGCASDDDRLVFVAGGHDKQKNSLRSAMAYDVHMDRWVQMPDMARERDECRGTFRGGKFLVISGYGTEAQGKYDRSVEAFDTAKWSWDPVEENVLEADTTPRACVDGEGDDALYTCRNRSRDIAALRGSTWTPVAELPSDVASQSHVMRWRRKLLVFGYGSGCKPDGVSVLDLCSNNKWTKVEIPEEFRGTVDEGWVLEI
- the LOC116201755 gene encoding F-box/kelch-repeat protein At1g80440-like, whose product is MELIPGLPNDVARECLVRIPYEQVRFAASICKGWKKEIESPEFRDRRKAAGLSGVLVILAQARPSLIWEFDSPKHVASLTYRLSVFQPLSGQWSTLPPIPGFTAGLPMFCALAAAGSELVVMGGTDPVMWDALNSVYIYNFLSLKWRPGTDMPGGIRTSFSCASDGNRMVYVAGGCGGQRESLKSALVYDVKMDKWVAMPDMARERAACKGTFRCGRFQVIGGYPTELQGRFEKSVEVFDPVTWCWQPVQENVLEVSTYPGTCVDGNNTSKSLYMCMNGNVIARNSSGWRDVAKLPSKWFRPVHVARWHEKLTVVGSDGLRNSEYMAHTLDLNTYSWTRIEIPETFSGHVMGGCCLEI